The segment CAGGAAACGGGCCTTCTCCCTAGCCTGGAGCCCAAGTACCCAAAGTAAAGCGTAGGGAAttccccttccttcctgtcaTACCGTGCCCCAGCCAAGCAGGCACCCAGGGGTCCCCTGGAAATGAAGACCAGAGAGACAAGCCAGGGCAGGGGGCACAAGTCTTACACAGAGCCAAGCCagattggattcctggcaccgAATATGGTCCAATGTTATATCACTCTAGTGATACACGGCATCATCAGGAGTGGCCAGAGCAGAATGAGGAGTAGGCCTTGAGCCCACCAGATACgacaccccctacacacacagaaaatgagaTACTCTCTCCAGCTGTCCCCACAGGGTGGCTAAACGCTgcgcccccctacacacacacacacacacacacacacacacacacacacactctggtccCCCGGCTCCAGCCCTAGAACAGGCCATGGCTATGAGGTCATTCGGTTCCCGCCCTCCACCTTGGGTCCAACCAGCCTTTTATTGAGAGGCCAGTCTCCTCTCTTCCTTGTACCCACAAGACACAAGGAGGAGATTAAAGCTCCTGTTCCTCTGAGTCCAAGAACAAATCCACACTAGCTGCTACTGGCCCTTGCCCCTCTCTGAGTCCAGCTTCTTCCTGCTTGAAATGGTCATGGCCATCCCCTACCCAGGAACTGTGACTGAGACCCGTTATCCCCTGGTCACCACGGAGAACTCTGCAGGCACCAGCGAGTCCTCAGCAACCTGGACCACCAATCCCTGcattgtgggtggggggagggggcaagggaaGGGGGACCTCAATCGTCCTGTCCTCGACTCCCTGATGTCCTCTTCTGGCGTGCCTCGGAGGGTAAATACACTCAACTGGCACACGGGGGCTAGTGGAGACATCAGCTCAGCGCAAAGGTCTGAGGTTCCCTCTGCACAGGGAAGGATGGGCGGAAAAAgggattaattttcttttccaatgAATCTTAACACCAGTAACAGATGTTCTGACTGACACAGTGAAGAATTCAGAGGCAAAGAGGTGATCCTTCCGGAGTTCTCTCTCTTATGTGGTTCCTGAGCTGGGCTCGGTCCCCGAAGAAGATCTAGAAGGTCTCCGGTCTGTCCCCGTGCCGAGGTGCGGCCACCGCGAGGGCCAAAGCGGGAGACCACAGGGTCTGAAGCTCCAGCCTTGACCAATGCCAACTGCGAGCTGCGCGTCAGCCCCTGGGAGGGACACCGCTGCCCAGGCCAGGCCTACTCACTGACAGCTCCCCTCACAGGGAGGCCACTCACCCTTCAGGCAAGTGTGTAGTGGGCCTCGGAGGTTCTGGAAAATTCCAAGGAGGCCATAACGGTTCCCAATGCAGACAGAGGCAGCTCCCTCTTGGGGGCTTCCTTGCTGGGTGGGATGCGTGTTGTCAACGTGGAGGTGAAGGTTAGGGTGCTTGGGGGTGGGAAGACTGAGAAGAACTGAGTGCGCAAAcacgtgtgcctgtgtgcgcacacgtgtgtgtgcatgcatgtgtgtgtgcatgcatgtgtgtgtgtgtgtgagtgcgtgtgtgtgagtaaTCACGGCCCCGGCTCGGGCCGGTTGCATGTGGGCCTCGGTCAGGCCAGAGCCACCTCCTAACCTGCACGGTGCTCGGGCGGGCCCCGGGGCTCCACGGCTGCAGGCCGCCTCCCGTTGGGCCCTTTCCTCCACCGCCGCCCGCTCCCGCTCCTCCCCGCGCTTATTGGGGAGATCCGAGTTCATTAATTAAATCCTGGGCTCAGATCGAAGTGTAACGTTATTCCAATCACATTTATCTCGCAGGCGGCGGAGGAGGTGGTAACCTCGCTGGCAACGCGCGGGGGAGCCGGAGCCGGCGGCCGGGGACGCACGGCGCTGCGCGCTctccgccccgccgcccgccgcccgccgcgcagACCCTCCGCCTTCCGGCTCcagcgcgccccgcgccccgtgGCCTCTGGGGTCCCGCCGCCCTCCGGGGCTCCCGCCCgggccctcccccggccccccgcggctcccctgccccgggccccctcccccgccacacacgCGGCCACGCGCgcgcaaacacacacattcacactcacacgcGCTGACACGCCGGCGAGCGGCCGGCAGCTCCGTGCACCGCGTCCCCCGCTTTCCCCGAGCCCGGCGCGGCCCGGGATGAGAAACTGCAAAATGGCCCGGGTCGCCAGTGTGCTGGGGCTGGTCATGCTCAGCGTCGCCCTGCTGATTCTCTCGCTCATCAGCTACGTGTCCCTGAAAAAGGAGAACATCTTCACCACTCCCAAGTACGCCAGCCCGGGGGCGCCCCGAATGTACATGTTCCACGCGGGATTCAAGTGAGTGCGGGCCTCCGCTCGAGCGCCCTCGGGGGTCTGGTTtatggggggggggtaggggagggtggggagaggggtctAGGGCTTCCCGGAGGCTCTGGGCCGGGAATTGCGTGGTTCTGGCACTCTGAGCTATCCTCCCGGTCTcccttttattattatcattgttgaACCCGAAGCCCCCAAGCCTTTGTCCTAATCGATGTGATTGCATGCTCGAGTCTCGTGTTCCGCGGCCCTTCCCCCATCTCTGAGaggcagagggtgtgtgtgtgtgtgtgtgtgtgtgtgtgtgtgtgtgtgtgtgtgtgtgtgtgtgtgtgtgtgtgtgtgtgtgttgggggggggggacggagGGAGGTGGACACGCGCGCGATCGCGCCTTCCCCGCGCCCTGTCCGCAGCCTGGGCGCCTCGGGCTCGGCCGGTCCGGCGCGAAGTCATGGCGCaggcgcccgccccctccccgcgcccctcccgcgGCGCTGCCCCCGCCCAGGATGCGCGCCCGtgtcccctgcagcccccggggGACTCGGCCTCTCTCCCCCGcaccgcccgcccccgccccctgcccgggaTCGCCGCAATCCCCCCGCGCGCTGCGGGAAACGAGGCTCCCCCGGCCCCTTCAGCTAGATGGTGacagggggcagtggggggggggggcggcgcagCTCCTCCAGAGCCCCCCTAGAGCGGGGCCTTGCGCGGGACCCGGAGCCCAGCAACTGCCCCTGGAGGGCCCGGAGGTGCCCAGCCTTTGAGCAGCTCCCGGCGGAGTCTGCGGGCGCCTCCCGGGGGGGTCCCCCTCCCCGACCAccccggcggggctgggggcgggtcgGGGCGCGAGAGCGGAGCGGCGGGGAGTGtgggggccagcagggcgggcgggagcagcccccacccccggccgctCGGCCCCCGCATCCGCGCATCCGTCTCGGTGGCGCTGGCGCTGTCCGCGGTGCTGACGCCCGGCTCCGCGCGCGACGGCCATTTTAAGGTCGCTCGGGCACCACGAGGGGCGGCCCTTGCGCCCACCGGGACTCCCCGGCCTCCCCCCGTGGGCCTTCCCGGGGCGGGCGAGGGGCGCGCGGTGGGAGCGCAGGCCCCGGCGGGGCGTCCCGGGGGGCCGCGGCCCGCCCCTGGGCCTGTGCGCGCGCGGGCGGCCGAGCCTTAATGGCTCCCCGGCCGCCGCCCGGGCCAGCGCGCTTGTCTGTCTGCTCACGCTCCTCTCCAGGTCCCAGTTTGCCTTGAAGTTTCTAGACCCGTCATTTGTGCCCATTTCGAATTCTCTGAGCCACGAACGCCAGGAGAAACCTAAGTGGACATTTAATCGGACTGCGTTTTTGCATCAAAGGTAGGCTAGCGGGGGGAGAAAGAGCCCCCAGAGGTGCCTGTTTGGATTCTGCAGCTCACAGCAAAGCAAATGACCCAAGGCCACAAAAGTctgaccccacaccccaccccacacccccagcccaggtGTAGTTTTTGCATTGGGTGCTGGGCCGATTGGTTTCTTCGTGCGGAGTGTCTTCCCATAAAGAGAAAAGCACCGGGAAGATCAATTGGAAAGGGGAAAAGGAGGCCTCGGCGTCCTCTGCCCTGATTTACAGCTAGCAAGTCTGGCTCTACTGCCAAAGCCATctgtcaaaacaaaaacaaacaaaattcattgCGAAAAGACCACCGATACATTTTTTCAGTCGCCTactgaggggagggcggggggggggcgtggaggagGCTTGAAAACAATCGAATAGTATTAGCTCATTGAAACACACACCCAACGCGATCTCTGTCAAATGACCAGTGAAAATCCTGCCTAGATTTTGGGCAGGCGTCTGGACGTGGTTTTGCCTGTTTGTTTCTATCAAAAACCTTGGTAGCTTTTTAACGTCTGGCAAAAGCTACGTAACCTCATCCTTGGTTTTTCTCAGAGCACCCTCTTGTATacaaggaggaagaaaaatggaTGGAGGTGGAGTGGGGGCGACTttagggtgggtgggtggatgggtgggtgggttttCTAGGTGAGGGGAGAAAGGTTCGGTCCTTTAAATTCATGCTCAGTGGTTCTGCTCAGCCTTGGGGCTCAGAGAAGCCCTCCCTCCTCCATGCGTGGTGGGGGACGATGCTGGTAAATGGAGTGTGAGCCATCTAGTGTACTCATTAGGAGTGGAAATGCTTCTTTTGCAGATCCCGCTTTTACATTGCAGGGAACTGTGTGCCATACTCATAGTATCCCTAGTCGGtgcatcttcttttatttcagtcAAAGTATGGAATTCCAGCAAATTTAGTACCTCTGGTATGACAAGAATGTCACCTGAAAAGGGTGATGGTGACTTAAAACAACTTAAGCACTGCTTAATTAGTAAATAGTCTATGACAATAATTGGTGTATGCTAAAAACTCTAGaagtgttcatttttattttgggattttaaTCCAAGGTGATTTTTATGGACAACCTAGAAAATGTTCTTAGGTAAACAAATAATACCTTTTCCCAAAACATAAGTATAATCCCATAAAAATAGTCTTCTTACTCTATACTATGTAATTTAAGTAAGTAACCAATTAGAACAGCATTTTCCTTTCAACATACCCCCTCTTTTAATCCACTTACTAGgtgatttttcattaatttttcaagttccatttaaatttactttatctTGGTTGTGAGAATTTGTAAAGAACCTGACTGGCTTAAAATTCTAGATTAAAGTCTTCCTCTATagttcaacaaaagaaaaaaattcaaaaaatttcagGTAAAGGGATGCTATGTAAAGCACCTAGTGTCAAACCTGCTGATTTTAGACAAAATAAGCAGGCGATCGAATATGATTTCTGAGCGTTGAATAATCTAGTGGCAAAGTAATATGCTTCTGGTTTTCTTAAATGTTTCAAGAGCTGAAGCTTTAAGAAGACGTATGTAATTTTACTTAGAGCTCAGcatgaaagcaaaatgaaattagTGCTAAATATCCCCTCTGCCTGTTTATCCTCCGAGTTCTTagcatatacacacatttttcaGGACTTACCATTGCTTCTTTTGCTAAGGATTAGATTTCCCTGCCTAAATTGTGCTTTTATataatcaaaattttttaaaatccctgtTCCATTATTCAAAGGTCCTTAATGAGATTATCATCTCATTTCTATTAAATATTCAGCTACACCCACAGCTAGCACCATTTTCATGTTTTAATAATAGATAGTACAATACTGACTCACATCTATTTGACTCTTATTTGGACACCAGAGATATTTGATAGTCCTTGAACACTGGAGGCCAGTAGCAAACAAGTAGTGCCTAGTTACAAACTCTTGAGTTCCCAATGACAGTGCATTAATGTGAGATCTTTAGGGCCTGTGTCAattttttccttgtattttctGACACCGTTTGTTCTATGTCCCTCCGCCGCCACCTCCCCCATCAAATAGAGTTTGCACTTAGAGCAGAAAACCAATGGATGGCAGCTCAAACACTGCATTGCAACATTTACAAACCTTGAAGGATTACCTCCAGAACTTGACTAGAAGAGGAAAACACGTCTGTAGGCTCTAAAGCAGTCCTTCCCGCGCAGACCAGAGAGGGTCCCATCTCGGGTTTAGTGTGTCTTACGATTCTTGTCTAAATGAAATGGGAACATAAGACATAAAATGGGAAATCAATTCTTTTGAATGGGATGCAATTTAatgaatttctttctattttaggcAAGAAATTCTTCGGCATGtcgatataataaaaaatttttctttgaccAAGAGTAGTGTTCGGGTTGGACAACTGATGCACTATGATTATTCCAGCCATAAATATGTTTTCTCTATTAGCAATAACTTCCGGTCGCTGCTTCCAGATGTATCGCCCATTGTGAATAAGCACTATAACATCTGTGCTGTGGTGGGCAATAGTGGGATCCTGACAGGGAGCCGGTGTGGACAAGAAATAGACAAGTCCGATTTTGTTTTCCGTTGCAATTTCGCCCCCACGGAGGCTTATCAAAGAGATGTTGGAAGGAAAACCAACCTTACCACCTTCAACCCCAGCATCCTGGAAAAATATTACAACAATCTTTTGACTATTCAGGATCGCAACAACTTTTTCCTCGGTTTAAAAAAGCTTGACGGGGCTATTCTCTGGATCCCTGCATTTTTCTTCCACACTTCAGCAACTGTTACCAGGACATTAGTTGACTTTTTTGTTGAACACAGAGGTCAGTTAAAGGTCCAGTTGGCTTGGCCTGGAAACATAATGCAACATGTCAACAGGTGTGTATATTTTATTGCCTATAAGCATACCCCACCAGATGGCAAATCAATAGTGTAATCTCTTGGGGGTAGGAGCTACCCAGTTAGCTTAGctggttggttttggggtttgTGTTGGGGTTTatttgctgggggaggggcttcaCCCAACAATGTTTAGAATCTACTCCCAGCTGGACCTCTGagagtcattcctggtagtgcttaggaaaccatgt is part of the Sorex araneus isolate mSorAra2 chromosome 2, mSorAra2.pri, whole genome shotgun sequence genome and harbors:
- the ST8SIA3 gene encoding sia-alpha-2,3-Gal-beta-1,4-GlcNAc-R:alpha 2,8-sialyltransferase; amino-acid sequence: MRNCKMARVASVLGLVMLSVALLILSLISYVSLKKENIFTTPKYASPGAPRMYMFHAGFKSQFALKFLDPSFVPISNSLSHERQEKPKWTFNRTAFLHQRQEILRHVDIIKNFSLTKSSVRVGQLMHYDYSSHKYVFSISNNFRSLLPDVSPIVNKHYNICAVVGNSGILTGSRCGQEIDKSDFVFRCNFAPTEAYQRDVGRKTNLTTFNPSILEKYYNNLLTIQDRNNFFLGLKKLDGAILWIPAFFFHTSATVTRTLVDFFVEHRGQLKVQLAWPGNIMQHVNRYWKNKHLSPKRLSTGILVYTLASAICEEIHLYGFWPFGFDPNTKEELPYHYYDKKGTKFTTKWQESHQLPVEFQLLYRMNEEGLAKLSLSHCA